One segment of Gordonia terrae DNA contains the following:
- the nrdF gene encoding class 1b ribonucleoside-diphosphate reductase subunit beta yields the protein MTSTASHSPADGAPIKLVSRVSAINWNRVPDEKDAEVWDRLTGNFWLPEKVPVSNDIPSWGTLTEYEKQLTMRVFTGLTLLDTIQGTVGAVSLIPDATTPHEEAVLTNIAFMESVHAKSYSSIFSTLCSTKEIDEAFRWSEENEQLQRKAQIVMDYYRGDDPLKRKVASTLLESFLFYSGFYLPMYWSSRAKLTNTADLIRLIIRDEAVHGYYIGYKYQRALEVETPERRQELKDYTFELLFELYDNESDYTEALYDEVGLSEDVKKFLRYNANKALMNLGYEAMFPRDETDVNPAILSALSPNADENHDFFSGSGSSYVIGKAVNTEDEDWDF from the coding sequence ATGACCTCCACCGCAAGCCACAGCCCCGCCGACGGAGCGCCCATCAAGCTGGTCAGCCGGGTCTCGGCGATCAACTGGAACCGCGTGCCCGACGAGAAGGACGCCGAGGTGTGGGATCGCCTCACCGGCAACTTCTGGCTGCCCGAGAAGGTGCCGGTGTCCAACGACATCCCGTCGTGGGGCACGCTCACCGAGTACGAGAAGCAGCTCACCATGCGGGTGTTCACCGGTCTCACCCTGCTCGACACCATCCAGGGCACGGTCGGCGCGGTGTCGCTGATCCCGGACGCGACCACCCCGCACGAAGAGGCGGTGCTCACCAACATCGCGTTCATGGAGTCGGTGCACGCCAAGAGCTACAGCTCGATCTTCTCCACGCTCTGCTCCACCAAGGAGATCGACGAGGCGTTCCGCTGGTCGGAGGAGAACGAACAACTCCAGCGCAAGGCGCAGATCGTCATGGACTACTACCGTGGCGACGACCCACTGAAGCGCAAGGTCGCCTCGACGCTGCTCGAGTCGTTCCTGTTCTACTCCGGCTTCTACCTGCCGATGTACTGGTCGAGCCGAGCCAAGCTCACCAACACCGCCGACCTGATCCGTCTCATCATCCGCGACGAGGCGGTCCACGGGTACTACATCGGCTACAAGTACCAGCGGGCGCTCGAGGTCGAGACCCCGGAGCGTCGGCAGGAACTCAAGGACTACACCTTCGAGTTGCTGTTCGAGCTGTACGACAATGAGAGCGACTACACCGAGGCGCTCTACGACGAGGTCGGGCTCAGCGAGGACGTCAAGAAGTTCCTGCGCTACAACGCGAACAAGGCCCTGATGAACCTGGGCTATGAGGCGATGTTCCCGCGCGACGAGACCGACGTGAACCCGGCGATTCTGTCGGCGCTGTCGCCCAACGCCGACGAGAACCACGACTTCTTCTCCGGGTCGGGCAGTTCATACGTCATCGGCAAGGCCGTCAACACCGAGGACGAGGACTGGGACTTCTAG